A segment of the Meles meles chromosome 4, mMelMel3.1 paternal haplotype, whole genome shotgun sequence genome:
CTTGTGCCTGAGATCTTTTGCCTTCTCCAAGATTTCTCATGCTTGAATTCAGACCCAGGGCTTTTCACTGTGTTATGAATTTTATCAAAGTCTGTTGATGGATCAGATAAAGATTTTTCTGTGTAGGGAGTGGAGACTAGTCTAATGCTTTTCTCACCACTCCCCAGAAGGACTTGGCCATTCACCTCCTCCTTGGCAATCCTACTTGCTTGTCTCTTGTGGTATAACGTTTTtgctgctttatatattttgtagtaGAGGATCAAAATCAATGTTAATGGGATGTAGAAAGCTCCAAATGTTGAATAAATTGTGGAAACAATGTGGTCGTGTTTGATGATGCACTCATCATCTCGGCTAGTTCCTTGGTGCCTCCAGAATAAAGGAGGCATAGAGATAAAAATGGATATAATCCAAACAACTGTAATCATAATGCCAGCATGCTTGGGAGTCCGTTTCCTGGAGTACTCCACAGCATCTGTGATTGCCCGATACCGATCCAAAGCTATAGCAGAGAGATGTAAGATGGAACACGTGCAGCACGTGATGTCAACGCTCAGCCAGATGTCACAAAC
Coding sequences within it:
- the HTR1F gene encoding 5-hydroxytryptamine receptor 1F → MDFLNSSDQNLTSEELLNRMPSKILVSLTLSGLALMTTTINSLVIAAIIVTRKLHHPANYLICSLAVTDFLVAVLVMPFSIVYIVRESWIMGQVVCDIWLSVDITCCTCSILHLSAIALDRYRAITDAVEYSRKRTPKHAGIMITVVWIISIFISMPPLFWRHQGTSRDDECIIKHDHIVSTIYSTFGAFYIPLTLILILYYKIYKAAKTLYHKRQASRIAKEEVNGQVLLGSGEKSIRLVSTPYTEKSLSDPSTDFDKIHNTVKSPGSEFKHEKSWRRQKISGTRERKAATTLGLILGAFVICWLPFFVKELVVNVCEKCKISEEMSNFLTWLGYLNSLINPLIYTIFNEDFKKAFQKLVRCRC